The following proteins come from a genomic window of Dermacentor albipictus isolate Rhodes 1998 colony chromosome 8, USDA_Dalb.pri_finalv2, whole genome shotgun sequence:
- the LOC135912918 gene encoding casein kinase I-like isoform X1, with amino-acid sequence MELRVGNKYRLGRKIGSGSFGDIYLGTNITTGEEVAIKLECIKTKHPQLHIESKFYKMMQGGVGIPLIKWCGSEGDYNVMVMELLGPSLEDLFNFCNRKFSLKTVLLLADQLVSRVEYIHSKNFIHRDIKPDNFLMGLGKKGNLVYIIDFGLAKKYRDSRTHNHIPYRENKNLTGTARYASINTHLGIEQSRRDDLESLGYVLMYFNRGSLPWQGLRAATKRQKYERISEKKMSTPIEELCRSFPSEFATYLNYCRSLRFDEKPDYSYLRQLLRNLFHRQGFTYDYVFDWNMLKFVRRQSEPGWRCRGGGHGSGRGRGRARGGSPCPGGRPAGAPRVDGGLAGPSPNDGVGLAAAPVPRDLPERHERRAARHARISPLPPLEEGRRPPQRRLRSAHKERCSKSIGQVEQRHRKH; translated from the exons ATGGAGCTTCGAGTCGGCAACAAGTACCGGCTCGGACGGAAAATTGGCAGCGGATCCTTCGGGGATATTTATTTGG GGACAAACATAACCACGGGGGAAGAGGTGGCCATCAAGCTCGAGTGCATCAAGACGAAGCACCCGCAGCTGCACATCGAGTCCAAGTTCTACAAGATGATGCAGGGAGGTGTCGGCATCCCCCTCATCAAGTGGTGCGGCTCGGAGGGCGACTACAACGTCATGGTGATGGAGCTGCTCGGCCCCTCGCTCGAGGACCTGTTCAACTTCTGCAACCGCAAGTTCTCGCTCAAGACGGTGCTGCTGCTGGCAGACCAGCTTGTGTCGCGCGTCGAGTACATTCACTCGAAGAACTTCATCCACCGCGACATCAAGCCCGACAACTTCCTCATGGGGCTGGGCAAGAAGGGCAACCTGGTGTACATCATTGACTTTGGGCTGGCCAAGAAGTACCGGGACTCTCGGACGCACAACCACATCCCCTACCGGGAGAACAAGAACCTGACGGGCACAGCGCGCTATGCCTCGATCAACACGCACCTGGGCATTGAGCAGAGTCGCCGGGACGACCTGGAGAGCCTCGGCTACGTGCTGATGTACTTCAACCGGGGCAGCCTGCCCTGGCAGGGACTGCGGGCGGCCACCAAGCGGCAGAAGTACGAACGCATCAGCGAGAAGAAGATGTCGACGCCCATTGAGGAACTCTGTCGCAGCTTCCCCTCGGAGTTTGCCACCTACCTGAACTACTGCCGGTCGTTGCGCTTTGACGAGAAGCCCGACTACTCGTACCTGCGGCAGCTCCTACGCAACCTCTTCCATAGGCAGGGCTTCACCTACGACTACGTGTTTGACTGGAACATGCTCAAGTTTGTGA GGCGGCAATCGGAGCCAGGCTGGCGGTGCAGAGGCGGGGGCCACGGGAGTGGTCGGGGCCGAGGGCGGGCCAGAGGTGGGTCACCGTGCCCAGGGGGGCGCCCAGCAGGCGCACCACGCGTCGACGGCGGCCTCGCGGGGCCTTCCCCCAACGACGGCGTCGGGCTCGCAGCGGCCCCCGTACCGAGGGACCTTCCTGAGCGGCATGAACGGCGAGCAGCACGCCATGCCCGCATCTCCCCCCTACCCCCCCTGGAGGAAGGGCGCCGACCACCACAACGCCGCCTCCGGAGCGCTCACAAAG AGCGGTGTAGCAAAAGCATCGGACAGGTAGAGCAACGGCATCGCAAGCACTGA
- the LOC135912918 gene encoding casein kinase I-like isoform X2: MELRVGNKYRLGRKIGSGSFGDIYLGTNITTGEEVAIKLECIKTKHPQLHIESKFYKMMQGGVGIPLIKWCGSEGDYNVMVMELLGPSLEDLFNFCNRKFSLKTVLLLADQLVSRVEYIHSKNFIHRDIKPDNFLMGLGKKGNLVYIIDFGLAKKYRDSRTHNHIPYRENKNLTGTARYASINTHLGIEQSRRDDLESLGYVLMYFNRGSLPWQGLRAATKRQKYERISEKKMSTPIEELCRSFPSEFATYLNYCRSLRFDEKPDYSYLRQLLRNLFHRQGFTYDYVFDWNMLKFGGNRSQAGGAEAGATGVVGAEGGPEVGHRAQGGAQQAHHASTAASRGLPPTTASGSQRPPYRGTFLSGMNGEQHAMPASPPYPPWRKGADHHNAASGALTKSGVAKASDR, from the exons ATGGAGCTTCGAGTCGGCAACAAGTACCGGCTCGGACGGAAAATTGGCAGCGGATCCTTCGGGGATATTTATTTGG GGACAAACATAACCACGGGGGAAGAGGTGGCCATCAAGCTCGAGTGCATCAAGACGAAGCACCCGCAGCTGCACATCGAGTCCAAGTTCTACAAGATGATGCAGGGAGGTGTCGGCATCCCCCTCATCAAGTGGTGCGGCTCGGAGGGCGACTACAACGTCATGGTGATGGAGCTGCTCGGCCCCTCGCTCGAGGACCTGTTCAACTTCTGCAACCGCAAGTTCTCGCTCAAGACGGTGCTGCTGCTGGCAGACCAGCTTGTGTCGCGCGTCGAGTACATTCACTCGAAGAACTTCATCCACCGCGACATCAAGCCCGACAACTTCCTCATGGGGCTGGGCAAGAAGGGCAACCTGGTGTACATCATTGACTTTGGGCTGGCCAAGAAGTACCGGGACTCTCGGACGCACAACCACATCCCCTACCGGGAGAACAAGAACCTGACGGGCACAGCGCGCTATGCCTCGATCAACACGCACCTGGGCATTGAGCAGAGTCGCCGGGACGACCTGGAGAGCCTCGGCTACGTGCTGATGTACTTCAACCGGGGCAGCCTGCCCTGGCAGGGACTGCGGGCGGCCACCAAGCGGCAGAAGTACGAACGCATCAGCGAGAAGAAGATGTCGACGCCCATTGAGGAACTCTGTCGCAGCTTCCCCTCGGAGTTTGCCACCTACCTGAACTACTGCCGGTCGTTGCGCTTTGACGAGAAGCCCGACTACTCGTACCTGCGGCAGCTCCTACGCAACCTCTTCCATAGGCAGGGCTTCACCTACGACTACGTGTTTGACTGGAACATGCTCAAGTTT GGCGGCAATCGGAGCCAGGCTGGCGGTGCAGAGGCGGGGGCCACGGGAGTGGTCGGGGCCGAGGGCGGGCCAGAGGTGGGTCACCGTGCCCAGGGGGGCGCCCAGCAGGCGCACCACGCGTCGACGGCGGCCTCGCGGGGCCTTCCCCCAACGACGGCGTCGGGCTCGCAGCGGCCCCCGTACCGAGGGACCTTCCTGAGCGGCATGAACGGCGAGCAGCACGCCATGCCCGCATCTCCCCCCTACCCCCCCTGGAGGAAGGGCGCCGACCACCACAACGCCGCCTCCGGAGCGCTCACAAAG AGCGGTGTAGCAAAAGCATCGGACAGGTAG